One genomic window of Salvia miltiorrhiza cultivar Shanhuang (shh) chromosome 4, IMPLAD_Smil_shh, whole genome shotgun sequence includes the following:
- the LOC131022873 gene encoding uncharacterized protein LOC131022873 has protein sequence MTVTEYDIIFCDLSRYALTQVDTGQKMSEKFCSGLRPEIRMTLAGHDGLTYTDALSRALDIEAAMPAERVIPIPMFMPAPPPMQSQNFKGKRKWNDTGNNQPNKKIWQGQGQPQQQGLEKPFNFGPRENIQGQQKIPTCPKCNRVHPGVCKAGSDACYTCGQKGHFSKFCPTKQQGSGFRQNQPTRVQPLRAVQGYPQLQQQHQRQPPNPQHQQLIPQIRAYPLKQKQPEKTQGNLAGMGKLLDIPVIVLFDTGASHSFIANACADTLELKTEQAKHRMKIHSPIGGTTITSHCCSNLEIELGTFKVVANNLNLMPMWDTNIILGMDWLTKNYATIRCNERQISFQPPGKEPTSFHGISMGRRVPVISALQARKIMKKKGSQAYLVYLSGEVKGTKTIDEVAVVREFQDVFPEKLPGLPPNRQIELANDLEPGSAPISKTPYRMAPKELEELKIQLQELLDLGFIRPSVSPWGAPVLFVKKKDGTMRMCIDYREINKITLKNKYPLPRIEDLFDQLKGASVFSKIDLRSGYHQLKIKQEDIPKTAFRTRYGHYEFVVVPFGLTNAPAVFMDLMNRVFHPYLDKFVLVFIDDILVYSQNQAEHEKHLRIVLETLRTEQLYGKFSKCEFWLNEVTFLGHVVSSEGIKVDPAKVQTVQEWKAPTNPNEIRSFLGLAGYYRRFIEGFSKIARPMTQLLRKGSKFTWTGECEESFQELKRKLTTAPVLAVPEANKGYDIYTDASKSGLVLGVVRLGETEEAEGIGDDGGGLVLLLPVDPEREESGRRLDGGAVRRRERRRSRSLRSIGGPEMGRSTTVVADGCCCSSVKEEGGGVAARPRTFEGEKKNRAAVTSRRERDQMEMGRLPAAVVAGEAAPLVVWA, from the exons ATGACAGTCACCGAGTACGACATAATATTTTGTGACTTATCTCGTTACGCACTGACCCAAGTAGATACTGGTCAGAAAATGTCAGAGAAATTTTGCAGTGGGTTACGACCTGAGATTAGGATGACCTTAGCCGGTCATGATGGATTGACTTATACAGATGCGCTCAGTAGAGCATTGGATATAGAAGCCGCTATGCCAGCAGAAAGGGTAATACCTATACCAATGTTTATGCCAGCACCCCCACCGATGCAGTctcagaatttcaaaggaaagcGAAAGTGGAATGACACGGGGAATAACCAACCCAATAAAAAGATATGGCAGGGACAGGGACAACCTCAACAACAAGGGTTGGAAAAACCATTTAATTTTGGACCCAGGGAAAATATTCAAGGACAACAAAAGATTCCCACTTGTCCAAAATGTAATCGAGTACACCCAGGTGTGTGTAAAGCTGGTAGTGATGCTTGTTATACCTGTGGCCAGAAGGGTCACTTTTCAAAATTTTGCCCAACCAAACAACAAGGATCAGGATTCAGACAGAACCAACCAACTCGAGTCCAACCTCTAAGAGCGGTTCAAGGATACCCCCAACTACAACAGCAACATCAACGACAGCCACCGAATCCACAACATCAGCAGCTGATTCCGCAAATTAGAGCTTATCCTCTGAAACAGAAGCAACCTGAGAAAActcagggaaacctggcaggtatgggtaAACTTTTGGATATACCTGTCATAGTTCTGTTTGATACTGGTGCATCGCACTCTTTCATAGCAAATGCATGCGCGGATACTTTGGAATTAAAAACAGAACAAGCTAAGCATAGGATGAAAATACATTCACCTATAGGGGGGACTACGATCACGTCACATTGTTGCTCTAACCTAGAAATAGAGTTAGGGACTTTTAAAGTGGTCGCAAACAACTTGAATCTTATGCCTATGTGGGACACAAATATAATTTTAGGCATGGATTGGTTAACTAAGAATTATGCCACAATCCGTTGTAATGAGAGGCAAATTTCTTTCCAACCCCCAGGAAAAGAACCAACGAGTTTTCATGGAATTAGTATGGGTAGGAGGGTACCCGTAATTTCAGCGCTGCAAGCAAGGAAGATAATGAAAAAGAAGggttctcaagcctatcttgtTTATTTGAGTGGAGAAGTTAAGGGTACGAAAACAATAGATGAAGTAGCAGTTGTACGGGAATTCCAAGATGTTTTTCCGGAAAAGTTGCCCGGGTTACCACCAAATCGACAAATAGAGCTTGCGAATGATTtggaacctggatctgccccaatATCAAAGACACCTTATAGAATGGCTCCAAAGGAACTGGAAGAATTAAAGATTCAACTTCAAGAACTGTTGGACCTAGGTTTtatcagacctagtgtatcaCCATGGGGAGCACCGGTACTTTTTGTAAAAAAGAAAGACGGCAcaatgagaatgtgcattgattaccgtGAGATCAACAAAATCACGCTCAAGAATAAATATCCGTTGCCGAGGATTGAAGATTTGTTTGATCAACTGAAGGGTGcaagtgtattctcaaaaatcgATTTAAGATCTGGATACCATCAGTTGAAAATCAAACAGGAAGACATCCCTAAAACCGCATTTAGAACGAGATATGGACattacgaatttgtagttgtacCATTCGGATTGACGAATGCCCCAGCGGTATttatggacctcatgaaccgagtcTTCCACCCATACCTAGATAAATTTGTTCTAGTGTTCATTGATGATATCTTGGTTTATTCTCAAAACCAAGCAGAACATGAAAAACATTTAAGAATAGTTCTAGAAACACTAAGAACGGAACAACTTTATGGGAAGTTTAGCAAATGTGAATTCTGGCTCAATGAAGTAACATTTCTTGGACATGTTGTGTCATCCGagggaatcaaggtggaccctgCGAAAGTACAGACGGTACAAGAGTGGAAAGCGCCAACTAACCCTAATGAAATAAGGAGTTTCTTAGGCTTAGCAGGGTATTACAGGAgatttattgaaggattttcgaaaatagcaagACCCATGACACAATTGCTCAGAAAGGGAAGTAAGTTCACATGGACAGGCGAATGTGAGGAAAGCTTCCAAgaactaaaaagaaaattgactacagcaccagttcTAGCCGTACCAGAAGCTAATAAAGGTTATGACATCTACACTGATGCATCAAAGAGTGGACTAG tctTGGGGGTGGTCCGACTGGGGGAAACGGAGGAGGCAGAGGGGATTGGCGACGACGGCGGTGGCCTGGTGCTCCtgctgcccgtcgatccagaaAGAGAGGAGAGTGGACGGCGGCTGGACGGCGGGGCTGTTCGGCGGAGGGAGCGACGGCGGTCTCGGTCTTTGAGGTCGATCGGTGGTCCAGAGATGGGGAGATCGACGACGGTGGTGGCCGatggctgctgctgttcgtctgtcaaggaggaaggcggcggcgtTGCTGCTCGGCCACGGACGTTTGAGGGAGAGAAGAAGAACCGGGCGGCCGTTACCagccgaagagagagagatcagatGGAGATGGGGCGATTGCCGGCAGCTGTTGTCGCCGGAGAAGCCGCGCCGCTTGTTGTGTGGGCGTGA
- the LOC131022294 gene encoding dolichol-phosphate mannosyltransferase subunit 1-like, producing the protein MEAKAEGNKYSIIVPTFNERLNIALIVYLIFKHLPNVNFEIIVVDDGSPDGTQEIVKQLQEVYGEDRILLRPRPKKLGLGTAYVHGLKHATGNFVVIMDADLSHHPKYLPSFIKKQMETSASIVSGTRYVKGGGVHGWNLMRKLTSRGANVLAQTFLWPGVSDLTGSFRYYTTTIIISFTKKSVLEDVINSCVSKGYVFHMEMIVRASRKGYHIEEVPITFVDRVYGSSKLGGSEIVEYLKGLLYLLVTT; encoded by the exons ATGGAAGCCAAAGCGGAGGGGAACAAGTATAGCATAATCGTTCCCACTTTCAACGAGCGCCTCAACATCGCTCTGATTGTTTACCTCATCTTCAAGCATCTCCC GAATGTAAATTTTGAGATCATAGTGGTGGATGATGGGAGTCCTGATGGAACTCAGGAAATTGTCAAACAGCTGCAGGAAGTATATGGAGAAGATCGTATC TTGTTGAGACCTAGACCAAAGAAGCTTGGCTTAG GGACGGCCTACGTTCACGGTTTGAAACACGCAACTGGAAATTTTGTTGTCATAATGGATGCAGACTTATCACACCAT CCAAAATACCTTCCAAGCTTTATCAA GAAACAAATGGAGACAAGTGCGAGCATAGTTTCTGGGACTCGGTATGTAAAAGGTGGTGGGGTTCATGGCTGGAACCTGATGCGCAAATTGACGAGCAGAGGAGCCAATGTCCTTGCACAAACATTTCTATGGCCAGGTGTATCCGACCTGACCGGATCATTCAGGTATTATACAACAACAATAATTATTA GCTTTACAAAAAAATCTGTGCTTGAAGATGTTATAAACTCCTGTGTGAGTAAGGGGTATGTTTTCCATATGGAGATGATAGTTAGAGCTTCAAGAAAGGGTTATCACATTGAAGAG GTCCCAATCACATTTGTCGACAGAGTATATGGAAGCTCAAAACTCGGGGGATCGGAAATAGTGGAGTATCTCAAGGGGCTTTTATACCTTCTTGTCACAACTTGA